A part of Streptomyces sp. DSM 40750 genomic DNA contains:
- a CDS encoding RNA-guided endonuclease InsQ/TnpB family protein gives MIRAYKFLLRPTARQTAALGDMLRDHCSLYNGALQERRDAYRHSSKSTVRYGDQSAQLKDIRAFDAERQGRWSFSSQQATLRRLDKAFQAFFRRVKNGETPGYPRFKGVGHFDTVVFPKDGDGCRWDSTPHDPQTRVRLQGVGHIRVHQHRPIKGRVRTIAAKREGNRWYVVLSCDDVPSEPLPPTGAVVGIDLGVTHFLTTSDGQHVANPRFLDAMAAELAEAQRHLATFPKRTRQRTKRHRAAARKVAKLHTKIRKQRADFHHKTARALVRDHDAVAHERLNTAGMTRTPKPKPDHADRGAFLPNGAAAKAGLNRSILDAGWTQFLQILANKAESAGRLVVPVDARNTSRTCLACGHAAKENRATQAKFACVRCGFTANADHVGATNVLNRAGLVLCYVA, from the coding sequence GTGATCCGCGCGTACAAGTTCCTCCTGCGCCCCACGGCGCGTCAGACGGCCGCGCTGGGCGACATGCTGCGGGACCACTGCTCGCTGTACAACGGCGCGCTTCAGGAACGCCGGGACGCCTACCGGCACAGCTCGAAGTCGACCGTCCGCTACGGCGACCAGTCCGCCCAGCTCAAGGACATCCGGGCGTTCGACGCGGAGCGCCAGGGGCGTTGGTCGTTCTCCTCCCAGCAGGCCACGCTGCGCCGCTTGGACAAGGCCTTCCAAGCGTTCTTCCGCCGCGTGAAGAACGGCGAGACTCCGGGCTACCCCAGGTTCAAGGGCGTCGGGCACTTCGACACCGTCGTCTTCCCCAAGGACGGTGACGGCTGCCGCTGGGACTCGACCCCACACGACCCGCAGACCCGCGTCCGCCTCCAGGGCGTTGGGCACATCCGCGTGCACCAGCACCGGCCCATCAAGGGCCGGGTGAGGACGATCGCGGCCAAGCGCGAGGGGAACCGCTGGTACGTGGTCCTCTCCTGCGACGACGTGCCCTCCGAGCCCCTCCCTCCGACAGGGGCGGTGGTCGGCATCGACCTGGGCGTCACGCACTTTTTGACCACCTCGGACGGCCAACACGTCGCCAACCCGCGCTTCCTCGACGCGATGGCCGCCGAGCTGGCAGAAGCACAGCGGCACCTCGCCACGTTTCCCAAGCGGACCAGGCAGCGCACCAAACGCCACCGCGCCGCGGCCCGGAAAGTCGCCAAGCTGCACACGAAGATCCGCAAGCAGCGCGCCGACTTCCATCACAAGACCGCCCGCGCCCTGGTACGCGACCACGACGCGGTCGCGCACGAGCGTCTGAACACGGCGGGCATGACCCGCACACCCAAGCCCAAGCCCGACCACGCAGACAGGGGCGCCTTCCTTCCGAACGGCGCCGCCGCCAAGGCCGGGCTCAACCGCAGCATTCTCGACGCGGGTTGGACGCAGTTCCTCCAGATCCTGGCGAACAAGGCTGAGAGCGCCGGTCGCCTCGTGGTTCCGGTGGACGCGCGCAACACCTCCCGCACGTGCCTCGCATGCGGGCACGCCGCGAAGGAGAACCGCGCCACCCAAGCGAAGTTCGCATGTGTCAGATGTGGGTTCACCGCGAACGCGGATCACGTCGGCGCAACGAACGTCCTGAACAGGGCCGGGCTGGTCCTCTGCTATGTGGCCTAA
- the glgX gene encoding glycogen debranching protein GlgX: MSSAAEQEEVQGTRGVPAARPATVLNGSRQGEAAPEPRPVWPGASTPLGARFRVGPDGVAGTNFALWAGGAEAVELCLFSETGEETRLRLGELTHEIWHGFVPGVLPGQRYGYRVHGRWDPWTGARWNPAKLLLDPYARAVDGEFSLPPEVYAHVRDWPEQHVADTVRDERDSAPHVPKGVVVHDDDDWADDRRPKTPWADSVIYELHVRGFTMTHPGIPEELRGTYAGLAHPAAIEHLVKLGVTAVELLPVHQFAHEDHLLRRGMRNYWGYNSIGYFAPHAAYASSGTAGQQVGEFKRMVRALHAAGIEVVLDVVYNHTAEADERGPSLSLRGIDNRGYYRLQSDARRYADYSGCGNTLHVVQPHVLRLITDSLRYWVTEMGVDGFRFDLAAALARSMHDVDMLSPFLAVIAQDPVLRRVKLIAEPWDVGSGGYQVGAFPPLWTEWNDRYRGAVRDFWRGALPDVRDLGYRLSGSSDLYAWGGRRPYASVNFITAHDGFTLRDLVSYERKHNEANGEGNRDGSDDNRSWNCGAEGETDDERVRALRRRQLRNLLTTLLLSTGVPMLVSGDELGRTQGGNNNAYCQDNEISWVDWGLLEDPGWKALFDLTARLIALRHSHPVLRRRAFFSGRAHSADGLRDLAWFTARGTEMTERDWYAPAATLGMYLSGRDIPGRDSRGAPILDDSFLTVLHAGDREVDFVLPGTPWAERYEVVVDTSREEQGEGPGVMHRAGATITVPARTVLLLRVVG, translated from the coding sequence GTGTCGAGCGCAGCCGAGCAGGAGGAAGTGCAGGGGACGCGTGGGGTGCCGGCCGCGCGTCCGGCCACCGTGCTGAACGGCAGTCGGCAGGGCGAGGCCGCGCCGGAGCCGAGGCCCGTGTGGCCGGGGGCGTCGACGCCGCTCGGCGCGCGGTTCCGGGTGGGCCCGGACGGTGTCGCGGGCACCAACTTCGCGCTGTGGGCGGGCGGGGCGGAGGCCGTGGAGCTGTGCCTCTTCTCCGAGACGGGCGAGGAGACCCGGCTCCGGCTCGGCGAGCTGACCCATGAGATCTGGCACGGCTTCGTGCCCGGCGTCCTCCCCGGCCAGCGGTACGGCTACCGCGTGCACGGCCGCTGGGACCCCTGGACCGGTGCCCGCTGGAACCCGGCGAAGCTCCTCCTCGACCCGTACGCCCGTGCCGTGGACGGCGAGTTCAGCCTGCCGCCGGAGGTGTACGCGCACGTCCGCGACTGGCCCGAGCAGCATGTCGCCGACACCGTGCGCGACGAACGGGACTCGGCGCCGCACGTCCCGAAGGGGGTCGTCGTCCACGATGACGACGACTGGGCCGACGACCGCCGCCCGAAGACGCCGTGGGCCGACTCGGTCATCTACGAACTGCACGTACGCGGCTTCACCATGACCCACCCGGGCATCCCCGAGGAGCTGCGCGGCACGTACGCCGGTCTCGCGCACCCCGCCGCGATCGAGCACCTGGTGAAGCTGGGTGTGACGGCGGTGGAGCTGCTGCCCGTGCACCAGTTCGCCCATGAGGACCATCTGCTGCGCCGGGGCATGCGGAACTACTGGGGCTACAACTCGATCGGCTACTTCGCCCCGCACGCGGCGTACGCGTCGTCGGGCACGGCCGGGCAGCAGGTCGGGGAGTTCAAGCGGATGGTGCGGGCGCTGCACGCCGCCGGCATCGAGGTCGTCCTCGACGTGGTCTACAACCACACGGCCGAGGCGGACGAACGCGGCCCGAGCCTGTCGCTGCGCGGCATCGACAACCGGGGCTACTACCGCCTCCAGAGCGACGCCCGCCGGTACGCGGACTACTCGGGCTGCGGGAACACCCTGCACGTGGTCCAGCCCCACGTGCTGCGCCTGATCACCGACTCGCTGCGGTACTGGGTGACGGAGATGGGCGTGGACGGCTTCCGCTTCGACCTCGCCGCCGCGCTCGCCCGCTCGATGCACGACGTCGACATGCTGTCCCCGTTCCTCGCCGTCATCGCCCAGGACCCCGTCCTGCGGCGGGTGAAGCTGATCGCCGAACCGTGGGACGTGGGCTCGGGCGGCTACCAGGTGGGCGCCTTCCCGCCCCTGTGGACGGAGTGGAACGACCGCTACCGGGGCGCCGTCCGGGACTTCTGGCGGGGCGCGCTGCCGGACGTACGGGACCTGGGATACCGGCTGTCGGGGTCGAGCGACCTGTACGCGTGGGGCGGGCGACGGCCGTACGCGTCGGTCAACTTCATCACCGCGCACGACGGTTTCACCCTGCGGGACCTCGTGTCGTACGAGCGCAAGCACAACGAGGCCAACGGGGAGGGGAACCGGGACGGCTCGGACGACAACCGGTCCTGGAACTGCGGCGCCGAGGGCGAGACGGACGACGAGCGCGTACGGGCGCTGCGGCGGCGCCAGCTGCGGAACCTGCTGACGACGCTGCTGCTGTCCACGGGCGTGCCGATGCTGGTCTCCGGTGACGAACTGGGCCGCACCCAAGGGGGCAACAACAACGCGTACTGCCAGGACAACGAGATCAGCTGGGTGGACTGGGGCCTGCTGGAGGACCCCGGCTGGAAAGCGCTGTTCGACCTGACGGCCCGTCTGATCGCGCTGCGCCACTCGCATCCCGTGTTGCGCCGCCGGGCCTTCTTCTCGGGCCGGGCCCACTCGGCGGACGGACTCCGGGACCTGGCCTGGTTCACGGCCCGCGGCACGGAGATGACCGAGCGGGACTGGTACGCGCCGGCCGCGACGCTGGGCATGTATCTGTCGGGGCGGGACATCCCGGGGCGCGACTCCCGGGGCGCCCCCATCCTCGACGACAGCTTCCTCACGGTCCTCCACGCCGGCGACCGCGAGGTGGACTTCGTCCTGCCGGGGACGCCCTGGGCGGAACGGTACGAGGTGGTCGTCGACACGTCGCGGGAGGAGCAGGGGGAAGGGCCGGGGGTGATGCATCGGGCGGGGGCGACCATCACGGTTCCGGCTCGCACTGTGTTGTTGCTGCGGGTCGTGGGGTGA
- a CDS encoding L,D-transpeptidase: protein MNHAQTHARRAGAALAAALIWAGLLAGAAGCTAGSPLTSEKAPDDTIRVSPEDGSKGVRPEQRFEVRVPSGRLESVKVVKSQDAQESPVPGRLSADGLIWRPTGSQKLALAARYTVDAVALDGHGRRSARHVTFTTYVPDERFIAYVTPENRATVGTGMIVSLEFNREIENRAAVERAIDVTAEPPVEVRPHWFGKDRLDFRPEHYWKPGTKVTVGLRLRDVEGPPGVYGQQHKTFSFTVGRHQVSLVDAARHTMRVERGDGVLATLPITAGAPKTTTYNGKMVVTEMLEVTRMNGATVGFKKANGKGEYDIPDVPHAMRLTTSGTFLHGNYWAPDAFGRTNVSHGCVGLSDVKGGSSSTPAGWFFDRSLIGDVVEVINSNDKKVAPDNGLGGWNMGWKEWKAGAAAK from the coding sequence GTGAACCACGCACAGACGCACGCGCGCCGCGCCGGGGCCGCCCTGGCCGCCGCACTCATCTGGGCCGGCCTGCTGGCCGGGGCCGCCGGATGCACCGCCGGATCGCCCCTGACCAGCGAAAAGGCGCCCGACGACACGATCCGGGTCTCACCGGAGGACGGCAGCAAGGGCGTGCGCCCGGAGCAGCGCTTCGAAGTACGGGTGCCCAGCGGGCGCCTGGAGTCCGTGAAGGTGGTGAAGTCCCAGGACGCGCAGGAGTCACCCGTACCGGGGCGGCTGTCCGCCGATGGGCTGATCTGGCGCCCCACCGGCTCACAGAAGCTCGCGCTGGCCGCCAGGTACACCGTCGACGCGGTCGCCCTCGACGGCCACGGCCGCCGCTCGGCACGGCATGTCACCTTCACGACCTACGTCCCCGACGAGCGCTTCATCGCGTACGTCACCCCGGAGAACCGGGCCACCGTCGGCACCGGAATGATCGTCTCCCTGGAGTTCAACCGCGAGATCGAAAACCGCGCGGCCGTCGAACGCGCCATCGACGTGACCGCCGAACCGCCCGTCGAGGTCCGCCCGCACTGGTTCGGCAAGGACCGCCTGGACTTCCGGCCCGAGCACTACTGGAAGCCCGGTACGAAGGTCACCGTCGGCCTCCGGCTGCGGGACGTCGAGGGCCCGCCCGGCGTCTACGGCCAGCAGCACAAGACCTTCTCCTTCACCGTCGGCCGCCACCAGGTCAGCCTCGTCGACGCCGCCAGGCACACCATGCGCGTCGAGCGCGGCGACGGCGTCCTCGCCACCCTGCCCATCACGGCCGGGGCGCCCAAAACCACCACGTACAACGGGAAGATGGTCGTCACCGAGATGCTGGAGGTGACCCGGATGAACGGCGCCACCGTCGGCTTCAAGAAGGCGAACGGCAAGGGTGAGTACGACATCCCGGACGTCCCGCACGCCATGCGGCTCACCACCTCCGGCACCTTCCTGCACGGCAACTACTGGGCCCCTGACGCCTTCGGCAGGACCAATGTCAGCCATGGCTGCGTGGGCCTGAGCGATGTGAAGGGCGGCAGTTCGAGCACCCCCGCGGGCTGGTTCTTCGACCGCAGCCTCATCGGGGACGTCGTCGAGGTGATCAACAGCAACGACAAGAAGGTCGCTCCCGACAACGGGCTCGGAGGATGGAACATGGGCTGGAAGGAATGGAAAGCGGGTGCCGCGGCGAAGTAG
- a CDS encoding L,D-transpeptidase, translated as MNGRPISGASVGARTRRSKGALALLPVLMLLAVTACGGGGGSDSGSDGDKGKGSDKSASDKAATKASEAVVSIAPKNGADSVATSGALKVTAAKGKLSEVTVENDKGEKIAGEISGDGASWTPSIHLNSATEYKVHAVAKDSEGREAAEDSSFTTLTPKNTFVGIFTPEDGSKVGVGMPFSIRFTRGITAPEDVEKAITIKTEPAVEVAGHWFGNDRIDFRPEKYWKAGTKVTVDLNLDGVEGRDGVYGEQSKKVSFTIGRSQVSVVDVKKLTMKVERDGKVIKTIPVTTGQPGMETWNGQMVISERLRVTRMNGDTVGYGGEYDIKDVPDAMRLTNSGTFIHGNYWGGGAFGNYNASHGCIGLRDTRGGYDRGAPGAWFFDNSMIGDVVVVKNSNDRIVDPDNGYNGWNMAWDKWKA; from the coding sequence TTGAACGGGCGACCGATATCGGGGGCGTCGGTTGGCGCGCGGACTCGACGGAGCAAGGGGGCCCTGGCGCTGCTGCCGGTCCTGATGCTGCTCGCCGTCACCGCGTGCGGCGGAGGCGGGGGTTCGGACTCCGGCTCCGACGGCGACAAGGGGAAGGGCTCCGACAAGAGCGCTTCCGACAAGGCGGCCACCAAGGCCTCGGAAGCGGTGGTCTCCATCGCCCCGAAGAACGGCGCCGACTCCGTGGCCACCAGCGGCGCCCTCAAGGTGACCGCCGCCAAGGGCAAGCTGTCCGAGGTCACGGTCGAGAACGACAAGGGCGAGAAGATAGCCGGGGAGATATCCGGGGACGGCGCCAGCTGGACGCCGTCCATCCACCTCAACTCGGCCACCGAGTACAAGGTGCACGCGGTCGCGAAGGACTCCGAGGGGCGTGAGGCGGCCGAGGACTCGTCCTTCACCACGCTGACCCCGAAGAACACCTTCGTCGGCATCTTCACCCCCGAGGACGGCTCGAAGGTCGGCGTCGGCATGCCGTTCTCGATCCGCTTCACGCGGGGCATCACAGCCCCCGAGGACGTCGAGAAGGCCATCACCATCAAGACCGAGCCGGCCGTCGAGGTCGCCGGGCACTGGTTCGGCAACGACCGCATCGACTTCCGCCCGGAGAAGTACTGGAAGGCCGGCACGAAGGTCACCGTCGACCTCAACCTCGACGGCGTCGAGGGCCGCGACGGCGTCTACGGCGAGCAGAGCAAGAAGGTCTCCTTCACCATCGGCCGCAGCCAGGTCTCCGTCGTCGACGTCAAGAAGCTCACCATGAAGGTCGAGCGGGACGGCAAGGTCATCAAGACCATCCCGGTCACCACCGGCCAGCCGGGCATGGAGACCTGGAACGGCCAGATGGTCATCAGCGAGCGCCTCCGCGTGACCCGGATGAATGGCGACACGGTCGGCTACGGCGGTGAGTACGACATCAAGGACGTGCCGGACGCGATGCGCCTGACCAACTCGGGCACCTTCATCCACGGCAACTACTGGGGCGGCGGCGCCTTCGGCAACTACAACGCCAGCCACGGCTGTATCGGCCTGCGTGACACCCGCGGTGGTTACGACCGCGGCGCGCCGGGCGCGTGGTTCTTCGACAACTCGATGATCGGTGACGTGGTGGTCGTCAAGAACTCCAACGACCGGATCGTCGACCCGGACAACGGGTACAACGGCTGGAACATGGCGTGGGACAAGTGGAAGGCGTGA
- a CDS encoding enoyl-CoA hydratase/isomerase family protein, producing the protein MTVHLEVAEGVGTIRLDRPPMNALDIATQDRLKELADEATRRDDVRAVILYGGEKVFAAGADIKEMQAMDHAAMVARSRALQDSFSAVARIPKPVVAAVTGYALGGGCELALCADYRIAGENAKLGQPEILLGVIPGAGGTQRLARLIGPSKAKDLIFTGRMVKADEALTLGLVDRVVPADEVYTAAHEWAARLAQGPAIALRAAKESIDAGLETDLETGLAIERNWFAGLFATEDRERGMRSFVEEGPGKAKFV; encoded by the coding sequence ATGACTGTGCATCTCGAAGTCGCCGAAGGTGTCGGGACGATCCGCCTCGACCGCCCGCCGATGAACGCCCTGGACATCGCCACCCAGGACCGCCTCAAGGAACTCGCCGATGAGGCCACGCGCCGCGACGACGTACGCGCCGTGATCCTCTACGGAGGAGAGAAGGTGTTCGCGGCGGGCGCGGACATCAAGGAGATGCAGGCGATGGACCACGCGGCGATGGTCGCGCGCTCCCGGGCCCTCCAGGACTCCTTCAGCGCCGTGGCCCGTATCCCCAAGCCCGTCGTCGCGGCCGTCACGGGCTATGCGCTGGGCGGCGGTTGCGAGCTGGCGCTGTGCGCGGACTACCGGATCGCCGGGGAGAACGCGAAGCTCGGCCAGCCGGAGATCCTGCTCGGGGTGATCCCGGGCGCGGGCGGCACCCAGCGGCTGGCCCGTCTCATCGGTCCCTCCAAGGCCAAGGACCTCATCTTCACCGGCCGCATGGTCAAGGCGGACGAGGCCCTCACGCTCGGCCTGGTGGACCGGGTCGTCCCGGCCGACGAGGTGTACACCGCCGCGCACGAGTGGGCCGCCAGGCTGGCCCAGGGGCCGGCGATCGCGCTGCGCGCGGCCAAGGAGTCGATCGACGCGGGTCTGGAGACCGACCTGGAGACCGGGCTCGCGATCGAGCGGAACTGGTTCGCGGGGCTGTTCGCCACGGAGGACCGTGAGCGCGGGATGCGGAGCTTCGTGGAGGAAGGGCCGGGCAAGGCGAAGTTCGTCTGA
- a CDS encoding ATP-binding protein — protein MAGLEGIEQSRRHGSATAARWSPAIEDERAQKALELFGNPTDAEVTLPSRPESAATARRLAQVVVLRQWRLSPKMTEDAVLLVSELVGNAVRHTGARVFGLRMRRRPGWIRVEVRDPSRGLPCLMPVQEMDISGRGLFLVDKLSDRWGVDLLPRGKTTWFEMRVADR, from the coding sequence ATGGCGGGGCTGGAGGGTATCGAACAGTCGCGGCGGCACGGGAGTGCGACCGCGGCGCGTTGGTCACCTGCGATCGAGGACGAACGGGCGCAGAAGGCACTGGAGTTGTTCGGCAACCCGACCGACGCGGAGGTCACCCTGCCGTCCCGCCCCGAGTCCGCGGCCACCGCCCGGCGGCTCGCCCAGGTCGTCGTCCTCCGCCAGTGGCGGCTCTCGCCGAAGATGACCGAGGACGCGGTCCTCCTCGTCTCCGAACTCGTCGGCAACGCCGTCCGGCACACCGGGGCCCGCGTCTTCGGCCTCCGCATGCGCCGCCGGCCGGGCTGGATCCGGGTCGAGGTACGTGATCCCTCACGAGGACTGCCGTGTCTGATGCCGGTTCAGGAGATGGACATCAGCGGGCGGGGGCTGTTCCTCGTCGACAAGCTTTCGGACCGGTGGGGAGTCGATCTGCTGCCGCGTGGGAAGACGACGTGGTTCGAGATGAGGGTCGCGGATCGGTAG
- a CDS encoding YncE family protein, with product MQRNLVQRALLAAAVLAAVAACGSETRTNEQEQRIRADRSAAEAEAAERKKKQRTAVRGLHGMPPVLDPKDVYAADRPGRLSPVVKDFPSRVYVPNSESDTVSVIDPKTYEIIETIPVGRQPQHVVPSWDLKTLWVNNNRGHTLTPIDPRTGKAGKPVEVHDPYNLYFTPNGKYAIVMASLDRELVFRDPHTMKRVRTEPVTCYGVNHADFSIDGTYFIVSCEFSGELLKVDTEKMKVIGQQKLPFEGAMPQDVKISPDGKRFYIADMMADGMWVLDGDKFDQPKLLPTGKGCHGLYVGRDSREMYVSNRGEGTVSVFDFTKNKLTKKWHLPDGGSPDMGGVSADGKVLWLSGRYDSEVYAIDTRTGEQLARIPVGSGPHGLAVYPQPGRYSLGHTGVFR from the coding sequence ATGCAGCGCAACCTCGTGCAGCGCGCCCTTCTCGCGGCCGCCGTTCTCGCCGCCGTGGCCGCGTGCGGCTCCGAGACCAGGACCAATGAGCAGGAGCAGCGGATCCGGGCCGACCGGTCCGCCGCCGAAGCCGAAGCCGCCGAGCGGAAGAAGAAACAGCGGACGGCGGTCCGGGGACTGCACGGCATGCCGCCCGTGCTCGACCCCAAGGACGTCTACGCCGCCGACCGACCGGGCCGGCTCTCCCCGGTGGTCAAGGACTTCCCGTCCCGGGTCTACGTCCCCAACAGCGAGTCGGACACCGTCTCCGTCATCGACCCGAAGACGTACGAGATCATCGAGACGATCCCGGTGGGCCGCCAGCCCCAGCACGTCGTGCCGTCCTGGGACCTGAAGACACTGTGGGTCAACAACAACCGCGGCCACACCCTCACCCCCATCGACCCGAGGACGGGGAAGGCGGGCAAGCCGGTCGAGGTGCACGACCCCTACAACCTGTACTTCACGCCGAACGGCAAGTACGCCATCGTGATGGCCTCCCTCGACCGCGAACTCGTCTTCCGCGACCCGCACACCATGAAGCGGGTCAGGACCGAGCCGGTCACCTGCTACGGCGTCAACCACGCCGACTTCTCGATCGACGGCACCTACTTCATCGTGTCGTGCGAGTTCAGCGGTGAGCTGCTGAAGGTCGACACCGAGAAGATGAAGGTGATCGGACAGCAGAAACTGCCGTTCGAGGGGGCCATGCCGCAGGACGTGAAGATCTCACCGGACGGCAAGCGCTTCTACATCGCCGACATGATGGCCGACGGCATGTGGGTCCTGGACGGCGACAAGTTCGACCAGCCGAAGCTGCTGCCCACCGGCAAGGGCTGCCACGGTCTGTACGTCGGCCGCGACTCCCGCGAGATGTACGTCTCCAACCGCGGCGAGGGCACCGTCTCCGTCTTCGACTTCACCAAGAACAAGCTCACCAAGAAGTGGCACCTCCCCGACGGCGGCAGCCCCGACATGGGCGGCGTCTCCGCCGACGGCAAGGTCCTGTGGCTCTCCGGCCGCTACGACTCCGAGGTGTACGCCATCGACACCCGCACCGGGGAGCAACTCGCCCGTATCCCCGTCGGCAGCGGCCCGCACGGCCTCGCGGTGTACCCGCAGCCCGGCCGCTACTCCCTCGGCCACACGGGCGTCTTCCGGTGA
- a CDS encoding ADP-ribosyltransferase: MITTRLRRRAAAVVLSVSAVLATSAATAPAPTQNQARNPTPAKAAAAPACPRFEDPVHAAVDRRVDVDRITPDPVWRETCGTLYRSDSRGPATIFEQGFHPKDVIDGQYDIEQYVLVNQPSPYVSTTYDHDLYKTWYKSGYNYYIDAPGGVDVNKTIGDQHKWADQVEVAFPGGIKPEYIIGVCPVDKKTKTEKMSDCESNPYYEPWH; encoded by the coding sequence ATGATCACAACTCGTCTGCGCCGCCGGGCCGCCGCCGTCGTCCTGTCCGTCTCCGCCGTCCTCGCGACCTCCGCCGCGACCGCTCCGGCACCGACCCAGAACCAGGCCCGGAACCCGACTCCGGCCAAGGCCGCCGCCGCTCCTGCCTGTCCCCGGTTCGAGGACCCGGTCCACGCCGCCGTCGACCGCCGCGTGGACGTCGACCGCATCACCCCCGACCCGGTCTGGCGCGAGACCTGCGGCACGCTCTACCGCAGCGACAGCCGGGGCCCGGCGACCATCTTCGAACAGGGCTTCCACCCCAAGGACGTCATCGACGGGCAGTACGACATCGAGCAGTACGTCCTGGTCAACCAGCCCTCGCCGTACGTCTCCACGACGTACGACCACGACCTGTACAAGACCTGGTACAAGTCCGGCTACAACTACTACATCGACGCTCCCGGCGGCGTCGACGTCAACAAGACCATCGGCGACCAGCACAAGTGGGCCGACCAGGTCGAGGTGGCCTTCCCCGGCGGTATCAAGCCGGAGTACATCATCGGCGTCTGTCCGGTCGACAAGAAGACCAAGACGGAGAAGATGAGCGACTGCGAGAGCAACCCCTACTACGAGCCCTGGCACTGA
- a CDS encoding GNAT family N-acetyltransferase, which translates to METLRDILDAAADGVFPPPDGSTTVVPQPSPRDAGVLAFTAHSVVFTDEDPDWVYETLAAAECDALAASMNPRFLAALMERTGRTSETIDAMLVASPLPGEPPLPLKEIEDAGHPRVGYARRRRDDVRVWTTDGGVLTTGRGIAGRLEVSVEVEEDVRHRGLGRSLVTAARHLVAEPLWAQIAPGNARSMRAFQSAGYRPVGSEALLQCQGS; encoded by the coding sequence ATGGAGACTCTGCGGGACATTCTCGACGCGGCGGCCGACGGTGTCTTTCCACCGCCGGACGGCAGTACGACCGTCGTCCCCCAGCCCTCCCCCCGCGACGCGGGCGTCCTCGCCTTCACCGCGCACTCCGTCGTCTTCACGGACGAGGATCCGGACTGGGTGTACGAGACGCTGGCGGCCGCGGAGTGCGACGCGCTTGCCGCGAGCATGAACCCACGGTTCCTGGCGGCCTTGATGGAACGGACGGGTCGCACGTCCGAGACCATCGACGCGATGCTGGTCGCCTCACCCCTGCCGGGCGAACCGCCGCTCCCGCTGAAGGAGATCGAGGACGCCGGGCATCCCCGCGTCGGGTACGCGCGGCGCCGCCGTGACGACGTACGGGTGTGGACGACGGACGGCGGTGTACTGACGACGGGCCGCGGGATCGCCGGTCGGCTGGAGGTCTCGGTCGAGGTGGAAGAGGACGTACGGCACCGGGGGCTGGGCCGGTCGCTGGTGACCGCCGCGCGGCATCTCGTCGCCGAGCCGCTGTGGGCGCAGATCGCGCCGGGGAACGCCCGCAGCATGCGGGCGTTCCAGTCGGCCGGCTACCGTCCTGTCGGCTCGGAGGCGCTGCTTCAGTGCCAGGGCTCGTAG
- a CDS encoding MerR family transcriptional regulator, whose product MIENGTGLFTIGQLARGSGLSVRTIRYWSDEGVLHPVTRSAGGYRLYDAESVARLELIRTLRELGLDLDHVRQVLAGETTVAEVAAAHVAALDAQIRALKVTRAVLSTVARRGSTAEEMTLMNRLARLSAAERGRIIDDFMEETFGDLDTADPDIRTRLRFSLADLPEEPTPEQVDAWVELAEMIQDPGFRARMRQTVEFNAADRGPDVPAGTSLWFMSRLVQLAGEALREGVDPASPAAEEVLAGLLGDADRAVLLERVTSAAHAEMARFRELAALVRGVEPLSTHTEEFAWVVAALRARVAG is encoded by the coding sequence ATGATCGAAAACGGCACCGGCCTTTTCACCATCGGGCAGCTCGCCCGCGGCTCCGGGCTGTCCGTCCGCACGATCCGTTACTGGTCCGACGAAGGTGTCCTGCACCCGGTCACCCGCAGCGCGGGCGGCTACCGGCTGTACGACGCCGAGTCCGTGGCCCGGCTCGAACTCATCCGCACCCTGCGGGAGCTAGGGCTCGACCTGGACCACGTCCGGCAGGTGCTCGCGGGCGAGACGACCGTCGCGGAGGTCGCGGCCGCCCATGTGGCCGCGCTGGACGCGCAGATCCGTGCTCTGAAGGTGACCCGGGCGGTGCTGTCGACCGTGGCGCGACGCGGCTCGACCGCGGAGGAGATGACACTGATGAACAGACTGGCCAGGCTGTCCGCCGCCGAACGCGGGCGGATCATCGACGACTTCATGGAGGAGACCTTCGGGGACCTCGACACCGCGGACCCCGACATCCGTACGCGGCTGAGGTTCAGCCTCGCGGATCTGCCGGAGGAACCCACGCCCGAGCAGGTGGACGCCTGGGTGGAGCTGGCCGAGATGATCCAGGACCCCGGGTTCCGGGCGCGGATGCGGCAGACGGTCGAGTTCAACGCGGCGGACCGGGGGCCGGATGTGCCGGCGGGCACCTCCCTGTGGTTCATGAGCCGTCTGGTGCAGCTCGCGGGGGAGGCGCTGCGGGAGGGCGTCGACCCGGCCTCGCCCGCCGCCGAGGAGGTGCTGGCCGGGCTGCTCGGCGACGCCGACCGGGCCGTCCTGCTGGAACGCGTCACGTCGGCGGCCCACGCCGAGATGGCCCGGTTCCGGGAACTGGCCGCGCTGGTGCGGGGCGTGGAGCCGCTGTCGACGCACACCGAGGAGTTCGCGTGGGTGGTCGCCGCACTCCGTGCTCGCGTGGCCGGATAA